Proteins encoded within one genomic window of Leptolyngbya sp. SIO1E4:
- a CDS encoding AAA-like domain-containing protein: MTRWFNTAGPCQPDIHYMLPSLERLPSVQRLIAQRGYFVIHAPRQTGKTTAMLTLAQQLTAEGQYAAVMVSVEAGAAYAHFPHQAKAAILRAWQDAARFWLPPELHPPDWSACEAIGQALQLWAQQCPRPIVLFIDEIDALQDEALIAVLRQLRDGYPRRPKAFPQSLALIGLRDVRDYKVAAGGRDRLGTASPFNIKVESLTLRNFTLAEVSNLYGQHTAETGQAFTPTAIERAFALTQGQPWLVNALARQLVERVVPDAHITLTPEHVDQAKEILIQRQDTHLDSLAERLREPRVRAIIEPMLAGRELGNVPNEDIQFVLDLGLCVMSPLGGLVIANPIYREVLPRVLTVTPMASLPQIAPSWLTSAGEINSEGLLQAFLSFWRQHGEPLLGSAPYHEIAPHLVLMAFLHRVVNGGGTLEREYALGSGRMDLCLRYRSVTLGIELKVWRDGRPDPLQQGLSQLDGYLARLDVATGWLVIFDRRSGLPAIEERTTTEMAQTPSGRSVTVVRG; encoded by the coding sequence ATGACCCGCTGGTTTAACACGGCTGGTCCCTGCCAGCCTGACATCCATTACATGCTGCCCTCTCTAGAGCGACTGCCCTCTGTGCAGCGGCTGATTGCCCAGCGCGGCTACTTTGTCATCCATGCCCCCCGGCAAACGGGTAAAACCACGGCCATGCTAACCCTGGCGCAGCAGCTCACTGCTGAAGGGCAATACGCCGCTGTCATGGTGTCTGTAGAAGCAGGTGCTGCTTATGCCCACTTTCCCCACCAGGCTAAGGCGGCTATTTTAAGGGCTTGGCAAGATGCCGCTCGGTTTTGGTTGCCGCCAGAGCTACACCCCCCTGACTGGTCAGCGTGTGAGGCCATTGGCCAGGCATTACAGCTGTGGGCGCAGCAGTGCCCTCGCCCCATTGTCCTCTTCATCGACGAAATTGACGCCCTTCAGGATGAGGCCCTGATTGCCGTGCTTCGCCAATTACGAGATGGCTACCCTCGGCGTCCTAAGGCATTTCCTCAGTCTCTGGCTCTGATTGGGTTGCGGGATGTGCGGGATTATAAAGTGGCGGCAGGCGGTCGCGATCGCTTGGGTACCGCCAGTCCGTTCAACATCAAGGTCGAATCGCTGACGCTGCGAAACTTCACCCTGGCTGAGGTATCGAACCTGTATGGTCAACATACGGCTGAGACGGGGCAGGCCTTTACGCCCACAGCCATAGAACGAGCGTTTGCCCTGACCCAAGGGCAGCCCTGGCTGGTGAATGCCTTGGCTCGGCAATTAGTCGAGCGAGTTGTGCCGGATGCCCACATCACCCTGACCCCAGAGCATGTGGATCAGGCAAAAGAAATCCTCATTCAGCGGCAAGATACTCACCTGGATAGTTTGGCAGAACGGCTACGGGAGCCCAGGGTGCGAGCCATTATTGAACCCATGCTGGCGGGTCGAGAATTGGGGAATGTCCCCAATGAAGATATTCAGTTTGTCCTAGATTTGGGGTTATGCGTGATGAGTCCCTTGGGGGGGCTAGTGATTGCGAATCCTATCTACCGTGAAGTGTTGCCCCGGGTTTTAACCGTGACGCCGATGGCTTCTTTGCCTCAGATTGCTCCCAGCTGGCTCACCTCAGCTGGGGAAATCAATTCAGAGGGGTTGCTGCAGGCCTTTCTCAGTTTTTGGCGGCAGCATGGCGAGCCGCTGCTGGGCAGCGCCCCGTATCACGAGATTGCTCCTCATTTGGTGCTGATGGCCTTTTTACATCGAGTCGTGAATGGAGGGGGGACTCTAGAGCGGGAATATGCGCTGGGGTCTGGTCGTATGGATTTGTGTTTACGCTACCGGAGCGTCACCTTGGGGATTGAACTGAAGGTCTGGCGCGATGGACGCCCTGACCCTTTGCAGCAAGGGCTATCCCAATTGGATGGGTATTTGGCCCGATTAGATGTGGCAACCGGTTGGCTGGTGATTTTCGATCGCCGCAGCGGACTCCCTGCTATTGAGGAGCGTACGACAACAGAGATGGCGCAAACCCCTAGTGGGCGATCGGTCACCGTAGTGCGGGGCTAG
- a CDS encoding tetratricopeptide repeat protein, which produces MRRLAKLLGLVVVTALAVIAFQSPGFSREPWGLAQPRPDLTKQASELAVISLEVEGILENGDGILADGSLYDAYPLEGQAGQTIAITLESIEFDTFLLVLDAQGNELARNDDIDRDTGNYHSFVTLTLPVNGTCIILANGADVSSRGRYRLVAVEVSPGQAVPALSPAAFVAVEANRLLQQGIQQHNIAQFREALQSFSQALAIYREIGNRQGEANTLGSLGRAYHSLGDYEQAINFQQQSLAIAQEIGDRRREAISLRNLGLTQRILGDYEQAINFHQRALAIAQETGNHGDEAGFLNDLGLVYLLQGDYQRAVDLHQQTLFIAQEIGNHGDEANALGNLGLAYYSLGDYERALDFHQQQLVIVQKMGNLQGEANALGSLGLAYYSLNDYRRTIDVYQQALTIFQEIGDRFGESITLSNLGNVYNSLGNYRQAVDLHQQALAIAEEIGDRQGEAIVLNNLGDSLALLRDDERAIDFYQQSLILAQTIGSQSVTGTVLSNLGHAFSRLEQPELAIVFYKQSVNVRESIRDDLKELPQELQQSFADSVAGSYRALADLLLQQNRILEAQRVLDLLKVQELDEYFQDVQRSAQTETGIDFWQVETDLLALYQQVLDQATELAELEAKPPASRTAAEQQRLADLRAIRDEAEGWFEGFLDDPDVIATVDEIRASTKGQNLEPENFEDLPNNLRQLPQKTAALYPLILEDRLELVLIMPDGPPLRYPIAVSSTELKETIVAFGQALNSPVSNIEPLAQQLYTWLIGPMAQQLDQAGIESLIYAPDGVLRYIPLAALHDGEQYLAQRFSISHVTAASLTDLNLKPQETEGRLLAAACAECSFTVTIADQAFPFADLPFTQTEVEILAEQVDEVDVLLNQAFNPAAMADLPSYRIVHLATHAAFVTGAPEESFIVFGSGDIINLRDIRRDWQLDNAELVVLSACETAVGSAELGSGIEILGLGYQIERAGAQATLASLWKVSDGGTQALMNAFYGALQQADMTKTEALRQAQIALITDDFTAVGGERGTIEIISTETGQPLTGNDLSHPYYWAPFILIGNGL; this is translated from the coding sequence ATGCGTCGTCTTGCAAAGCTGCTGGGTTTAGTTGTGGTCACTGCGTTAGCTGTAATTGCTTTCCAATCCCCGGGATTCTCCAGAGAACCCTGGGGATTGGCACAACCACGACCAGATTTAACCAAACAGGCTAGCGAGTTAGCCGTCATATCTTTAGAAGTAGAAGGTATTTTAGAAAATGGGGATGGAATCCTAGCTGATGGCAGTTTGTATGACGCTTACCCTCTGGAAGGGCAGGCTGGGCAAACCATCGCAATCACCCTGGAAAGTATTGAATTTGACACGTTTTTGCTGGTTTTAGATGCCCAGGGTAACGAACTTGCCCGCAATGATGATATTGATCGCGACACAGGCAACTACCATTCTTTCGTGACGTTAACGTTGCCTGTAAATGGCACTTGTATCATTTTAGCTAACGGGGCCGATGTATCGTCTCGTGGGCGTTATCGTCTGGTTGCTGTAGAGGTGTCACCAGGACAGGCTGTACCGGCACTAAGTCCAGCAGCATTTGTGGCTGTAGAGGCCAATAGACTACTCCAACAAGGTATTCAACAGCATAACATCGCCCAATTTCGGGAGGCATTGCAGTCCTTTAGTCAGGCGTTGGCCATCTATCGTGAAATTGGAAACCGCCAGGGAGAGGCCAATACCCTCGGTAGTCTAGGTCGTGCTTATCATTCCCTAGGCGATTATGAGCAAGCCATTAACTTCCAGCAGCAATCTTTAGCCATTGCTCAAGAAATTGGAGATCGCAGGAGAGAGGCTATATCACTACGCAACCTGGGTCTTACCCAGCGCATCCTAGGCGATTATGAGCAAGCCATTAACTTCCATCAGAGAGCTTTAGCCATTGCTCAGGAAACTGGCAATCATGGCGATGAGGCTGGCTTTCTAAACGATCTAGGTCTTGTTTACTTGTTGCAAGGTGATTATCAACGTGCTGTTGATTTACATCAGCAAACTTTATTCATTGCTCAGGAAATTGGCAATCATGGCGACGAGGCTAACGCTCTAGGTAACCTAGGCCTTGCTTACTATTCGCTAGGTGACTACGAACGTGCCCTTGACTTTCATCAGCAACAGTTAGTGATTGTTCAGAAGATGGGTAATCTTCAAGGCGAAGCTAACGCTCTAGGCAGCTTAGGCCTTGCTTACTATTCGCTAAATGATTATAGACGTACCATTGACGTCTACCAGCAAGCTTTAACTATCTTTCAGGAAATTGGTGATCGTTTCGGGGAATCGATCACGCTAAGCAACCTCGGTAATGTCTACAATTCTTTAGGTAACTATAGGCAAGCTGTTGACCTCCATCAACAAGCTTTAGCCATTGCTGAAGAAATTGGTGATCGTCAGGGAGAAGCAATAGTACTAAATAACCTAGGCGACTCGCTAGCTCTCCTGAGAGATGATGAGCGCGCTATTGATTTTTACCAACAGTCGCTCATTTTGGCACAAACCATTGGCAGCCAAAGCGTGACGGGTACTGTCCTCAGTAACCTAGGTCATGCGTTTTCCCGCCTAGAACAGCCTGAACTCGCCATCGTTTTCTATAAACAATCCGTCAATGTGCGCGAGTCCATTCGCGATGACTTGAAAGAGCTGCCTCAGGAACTGCAGCAGTCTTTTGCCGACTCGGTCGCAGGTTCTTACCGGGCACTGGCTGACCTCCTGCTCCAACAAAACCGTATCCTCGAGGCCCAGCGCGTCCTTGATCTCCTCAAAGTTCAAGAACTTGATGAGTACTTCCAAGATGTTCAGCGCAGTGCCCAAACCGAAACTGGAATTGATTTCTGGCAAGTTGAAACCGACCTGCTGGCCCTCTATCAGCAAGTGCTTGACCAGGCAACGGAGCTAGCGGAGCTAGAAGCGAAGCCCCCCGCTTCCCGTACGGCAGCGGAACAACAACGGCTGGCTGACCTGCGCGCGATTCGCGATGAAGCTGAAGGCTGGTTTGAGGGCTTTTTGGACGACCCCGACGTCATCGCCACGGTAGACGAAATCCGAGCCAGTACTAAAGGGCAAAACCTGGAACCGGAAAACTTCGAAGACCTGCCCAATAACCTGCGTCAGCTGCCCCAGAAAACCGCTGCCCTCTATCCCCTCATTCTGGAAGATCGCCTCGAACTGGTGCTGATTATGCCCGATGGGCCGCCGCTGCGTTATCCCATTGCGGTATCTTCCACCGAACTCAAAGAGACCATCGTTGCCTTTGGGCAAGCCCTGAACTCCCCGGTTAGCAATATTGAACCCCTGGCCCAGCAGCTCTACACCTGGCTCATTGGCCCCATGGCTCAGCAGCTCGACCAGGCTGGGATTGAGTCGCTTATCTACGCCCCGGATGGTGTCTTGCGCTACATTCCCCTGGCTGCCCTCCACGATGGTGAGCAGTACCTGGCGCAGCGATTCAGCATCAGCCATGTCACCGCCGCCTCCCTCACCGACCTCAACCTGAAACCCCAGGAGACCGAGGGACGGCTGCTGGCAGCCGCTTGTGCCGAGTGCAGTTTTACGGTCACGATCGCTGACCAAGCCTTTCCCTTTGCCGATTTGCCCTTTACCCAAACGGAAGTGGAGATCCTGGCCGAGCAGGTGGATGAAGTTGATGTGCTCCTTAATCAGGCCTTTAACCCCGCTGCCATGGCAGATTTGCCCAGCTACCGCATTGTTCACCTGGCCACCCATGCGGCTTTTGTCACCGGGGCACCGGAGGAATCCTTCATTGTCTTTGGCAGTGGCGACATCATCAACCTGCGAGACATCCGCCGCGATTGGCAGTTAGACAATGCGGAGTTGGTAGTGCTGAGCGCCTGTGAAACGGCGGTGGGCAGTGCTGAACTGGGCAGCGGCATCGAGATTTTGGGGCTGGGCTACCAGATTGAGCGAGCCGGAGCCCAGGCCACCCTAGCCTCCTTGTGGAAAGTCAGTGATGGCGGCACCCAGGCATTGATGAATGCTTTTTACGGGGCGTTGCAGCAAGCGGATATGACCAAAACCGAAGCCCTGCGACAGGCGCAGATTGCCCTGATTACCGATGACTTTACAGCCGTGGGGGGCGAGCGGGGCACCATCGAAATCATCAGCACTGAAACCGGCCAGCCCCTGACCGGCAATGACCTCAGCCACCCCTACTACTGGGCACCCTTCATCCTGATCGGTAACGGGCTGTAA